TGTGCGGTCTTCATTGGTGATGACGGAGAGGACTTGCATCTCACTGGAAGGTCTGTTGAAAAGAGCTCAAGAGCTGAATTAATGGAACTCCACATCCATTCACGAAATAAGTGAAAGCAGGGGAAATTTAGATTCAGTAATAGCAGTCATTATGGtgcatttacaaacattttcataGAGATTGCAACTAGGCAGCTAGGACTGTTCTgggataaaatataaataatatttatataatgttgAAGATATATACATtgcagcaaatgcattttttaccTTTGCAAACAATCCTACAGTCCTTCATTGTAAAAATAGAGTAAATCAAATGTTCATCTAAATACACTGATATTACATATCTCTACTCTTTTAGTCCTTCTATATAGTTCTCTCGTCTAAAGCAAATCTCCATTTTATGTACTATATAATGGAAAGAGGGCATTGTGAATTTGAGTCTATTCACAACttgcacagaaatacacaataTTCTGCATTCACATACCTGACTTATCAAAGTTGTCCAGTAGATTTGGAGAGACCAGACCTGTGTTGTAGTTCTCTTTGGCATAGAGGCTTGCCCTTTGCTttttcagctcctcctccctctgtctgaccATCTGGATTTCCTGGTCGATCAGAGACTGAGTGCTCCTGGAGCGCAGTTTGAAGAAAGGGTTGTTCAGGAATGTGCTCTCCTGGGTGTCTTGTCCGGCAGTGTTGAGGCAGAACTCGGACGCGCTGCGTATTATCAGGTTGGATGTCTCCAGTATGATGAAGTTGGACGTCTCAGAAGGCCACTCGCTGGATTTCTTTGTCACTGGGGAGAGAGTGCCATCTTTTGCACCGTGCCTCGGGCTAGAAGGGTAGGCTTCAGGTTCGAGGATGATGACATTATTACCTGCCACCTCGTGGTACAGGTGACCTTTTGTCGGTGAGGAGGTGATGATGAAGGATGGTGTCTTGGTGTTGGGCGACTTCTGCACTCTGCAGCTGTCCTCCTGGGCCTCAAAcatctttctcttctcttccacctcctggCAAAGCCTTTTGTCAAACTTCCCCGGGAGGAGAATCACCGGTTGGGCTGCCTGTCTGCACTCGCTGGGGTTTAACGGCTTGGAGATGCCCCTCTCCCGCCGGAGGCTCTCTTCCCGCTCCAGTGCCAGGCGGATTTCCCTCTCGATGGGGGTCTCTGGGTCGTCATAGGGGGACCTGTAGCTGGAGTCGTCCAGGCCGGAGTCCTCGGAACAtgggctgaactgggcgtgtGAGCACTCGCTCAGCGCCAGATTCTCAAAGTCATGGTCTCTTTTGGACCTGTCGATGTTTCGGACTGGGGTGTACATGAAGCTGTGGCCGCCCTGGCAGGTGCCCTGCTTGACAGTGGGCTGGTGTACCTGGCACTTGGTCTGTTCCTCCATCTTCAGCCACTGCTTCCGAGCAACGCGGAAGTCCACGTGCTCCGTGCTGACATTTTCACTCTTCGTCTCTTGAATCACGCAGTAGTCGTCGGGAACCTTCTTGCCAGAGTCCAGCTTTGATGAATGCGAAGGGCGAGTGCTTTGCTTCAAACCCTGATGAAGCTCTTCCTCGTCTTCAGAAGTTTTTGACGGGCTCTCAACTGACGAGATGTCATTGGGGTGCTCCTGTGTCTGAAAGTCGCATTCTGCCTCATGTTCAGGTTGCTCCAGAATGTCTTCTCTGTCTGGGATTTCTGCCTCGGCTCCCTCATGGACTTCTGTgactctctcctctttcttttcgGTTTTTTGGATAAAAAGCTCCCGGGCACTTAACTCAAGGCTGTTGTCCAAAAAGAaatcatcgtcgtcatcatctTCTTTATTTATCGAAGAGGAAAATATGGTCCTCCATTTCTCATCTGTCTCACTGTCGGAGGAAACGGCCACGATTTCCACACGGAGGCTGCTGCTTATGTTGTCCTGGTCGAGCTCGTGGCAGGACTCTATGGAGACATCAGAGGAGGCATCCTCCCTGATGCAATGCTCAGGGACAGACTCATGCATTTCATCATCGTCCATATTTTCCAGGGTGACATCTTGTGGTTCAAGTTCTGTTGTCTCTGTGACATAGCTGTCTTCTGCATCATCTGCAGTTGCTGCAGTGTTAGTAGGTGGCTCTGGGTCAGGCAGGTCTTGTCTCCTGCGGACCAATTCATTCTCATATACACTTCCTGCGCTGGAGGGTGTATCCGACACAGATGAGGTCATTGACTCAGTTCGGTTGAGTTCATCATGTCCCATCTCAAAGATAACAGTTTCTTTTTGACAGGGAATGACTGTTCTATTCCCATTTTCTAGATCATCCTCTTCATCAACTGCAGTTGTACCGTCTGGCAAGTCCGCCAGAAAGTCATCCTTTACTTTTGTTTCTATGGAATTGCAGAAATCAGCTTCCCCAATCAAGCCCTCATTTTCAGCAATCTCTGCCTCCACAGAATCCATTTTATATTCAATTATAGTGGCCATTTCAGATAGCTGGCTGGTCTCCATGGTTACAGACTCCAAGGAGTAGtcttgttct
The nucleotide sequence above comes from Megalops cyprinoides isolate fMegCyp1 chromosome 2, fMegCyp1.pri, whole genome shotgun sequence. Encoded proteins:
- the palmdb gene encoding palmdelphin isoform X1, with amino-acid sequence MEEADLLKERLQAITDKRKIQEDIAIKRREIEEEKLKLQYLKKKSLREQWLMDGLSPQSTQEQEAMKLQAQDDQQQSKVLQSNILRIEKEIEDLETQEATISTNEQLILKRLKEVEKTAEDIIKKAAAGVRQANGKELSEGCSHSQNQKQKEQDYSLESVTMETSQLSEMATIIEYKMDSVEAEIAENEGLIGEADFCNSIETKVKDDFLADLPDGTTAVDEEDDLENGNRTVIPCQKETVIFEMGHDELNRTESMTSSVSDTPSSAGSVYENELVRRRQDLPDPEPPTNTAATADDAEDSYVTETTELEPQDVTLENMDDDEMHESVPEHCIREDASSDVSIESCHELDQDNISSSLRVEIVAVSSDSETDEKWRTIFSSSINKEDDDDDDFFLDNSLELSARELFIQKTEKKEERVTEVHEGAEAEIPDREDILEQPEHEAECDFQTQEHPNDISSVESPSKTSEDEEELHQGLKQSTRPSHSSKLDSGKKVPDDYCVIQETKSENVSTEHVDFRVARKQWLKMEEQTKCQVHQPTVKQGTCQGGHSFMYTPVRNIDRSKRDHDFENLALSECSHAQFSPCSEDSGLDDSSYRSPYDDPETPIEREIRLALEREESLRRERGISKPLNPSECRQAAQPVILLPGKFDKRLCQEVEEKRKMFEAQEDSCRVQKSPNTKTPSFIITSSPTKGHLYHEVAGNNVIILEPEAYPSSPRHGAKDGTLSPVTKKSSEWPSETSNFIILETSNLIIRSASEFCLNTAGQDTQESTFLNNPFFKLRSRSTQSLIDQEIQMVRQREEELKKQRASLYAKENYNTGLVSPNLLDNFDKSDLPVRCKSSPSSPMKTAHRMDRSTLSCDHRFSDTFSGGRRKSAMAMRWEAGMFSNNE
- the palmdb gene encoding uncharacterized protein palmdb isoform X2, producing the protein METSQLSEMATIIEYKMDSVEAEIAENEGLIGEADFCNSIETKVKDDFLADLPDGTTAVDEEDDLENGNRTVIPCQKETVIFEMGHDELNRTESMTSSVSDTPSSAGSVYENELVRRRQDLPDPEPPTNTAATADDAEDSYVTETTELEPQDVTLENMDDDEMHESVPEHCIREDASSDVSIESCHELDQDNISSSLRVEIVAVSSDSETDEKWRTIFSSSINKEDDDDDDFFLDNSLELSARELFIQKTEKKEERVTEVHEGAEAEIPDREDILEQPEHEAECDFQTQEHPNDISSVESPSKTSEDEEELHQGLKQSTRPSHSSKLDSGKKVPDDYCVIQETKSENVSTEHVDFRVARKQWLKMEEQTKCQVHQPTVKQGTCQGGHSFMYTPVRNIDRSKRDHDFENLALSECSHAQFSPCSEDSGLDDSSYRSPYDDPETPIEREIRLALEREESLRRERGISKPLNPSECRQAAQPVILLPGKFDKRLCQEVEEKRKMFEAQEDSCRVQKSPNTKTPSFIITSSPTKGHLYHEVAGNNVIILEPEAYPSSPRHGAKDGTLSPVTKKSSEWPSETSNFIILETSNLIIRSASEFCLNTAGQDTQESTFLNNPFFKLRSRSTQSLIDQEIQMVRQREEELKKQRASLYAKENYNTGLVSPNLLDNFDKSDLPVRCKSSPSSPMKTAHRMDRSTLSCDHRFSDTFSGGRRKSAMAMRWEAGMFSNNE